From Candidatus Pedobacter colombiensis, one genomic window encodes:
- a CDS encoding aldo/keto reductase, with amino-acid sequence MQKIYMGDAGPKVSPAVYGFYRWNEVKDAANVLKKIVRLCLELGINTFEHGDSYGSYQCEMLFGDLLKEGTFKREDIVLFSKCGLRVPDAQNPDIRVKHYDTSAAHITKSVESSLKKLRTDYLDIFLLDKLDPISNLEETALTLEKLKDSGKIKSIGVANFSVFQHQLLASYLTKPIVTNHIELNLLRTQALDNGQLDYIKQRYMRPLAYAPLAEGRIAAGTDQQAIKVREKLEELSVKYNANIESLAVAWLIKLGALPLIGTTNEQRIKNAANAFTIDLDHQDWYDLYNVSVAN; translated from the coding sequence ATGCAAAAAATATACATGGGTGACGCAGGCCCTAAAGTTTCTCCTGCAGTTTATGGTTTTTACAGATGGAATGAAGTAAAAGATGCCGCTAATGTTTTAAAAAAAATCGTACGGCTCTGCTTAGAACTGGGGATTAACACTTTTGAACATGGCGACAGCTATGGCTCTTATCAATGTGAGATGTTATTTGGTGATTTGCTTAAAGAAGGAACTTTCAAAAGGGAAGATATCGTATTGTTTAGTAAATGTGGACTAAGAGTACCTGACGCACAAAATCCGGATATCAGGGTAAAGCATTATGATACTTCAGCAGCCCATATCACAAAAAGTGTTGAATCATCATTAAAAAAACTAAGAACAGACTATTTAGATATCTTTTTACTGGATAAGCTTGACCCCATTTCTAATCTGGAAGAAACGGCTTTAACTTTGGAAAAACTTAAAGACTCCGGAAAAATTAAAAGTATTGGTGTAGCCAATTTCTCTGTTTTTCAGCATCAATTGCTGGCCTCCTATTTAACCAAGCCAATTGTAACCAATCATATTGAATTGAACTTGCTTAGGACGCAGGCTTTAGACAATGGTCAGCTTGACTATATCAAACAACGCTATATGCGCCCATTAGCTTACGCCCCACTTGCCGAAGGCAGAATAGCTGCCGGTACAGACCAACAGGCTATAAAAGTTCGCGAAAAACTGGAAGAGCTGAGCGTAAAATACAATGCCAATATTGAGTCCCTTGCTGTAGCCTGGTTGATAAAATTAGGCGCCTTACCACTTATTGGCACAACCAATGAACAAAGGATTAAAAATGCTGCCAATGCCTTTACAATAGATCTGGATCATCAGGATTGGTACGACCTGTATAATGTATCGGTAGCCAATTAA